The nucleotide sequence ATTATTTGATCAAAATTGAAATCATTTAGAATATCCTTTCCCATATTTTGAACTTTATGTCGTGTCATAAGATTTATTTAATCGATGAGCAAATTAATAAATATGACAGGTAGCATTGTGACGATCTCGTCAGGTGTAGGGTCGTAGTGCGTGGCCAATCCAGGAGCGACAACAGAGAAACTTCAGGTGAACATCCAGTTTGCCTGCGGGGGCGACATAGCGAATTGCAGCACGATATATGTAGACGGCCTGTGCTACTCCACGGGTGTCTTCAAGCAGACATCCTATGCCATGAATGCCTAGTTCTACGTCGTCGACGTCGCAAACATCAACTGCTACTTCAATGGTACCGGCCGCATCGTCCACGACGACCCCAGTAAGTCAATTCATTGATTAAAATTGCTGATtaattaatttgacaaatttGTTCGACCTCTCTTTTCTTGATTCTGATGCTTGGTTCACCCCTCACTGTGACAAGTTACGGTAGATGCGATTATCCTTCATGAAGCAAACTGGATCTTCATGAAGCAAGCAGGATTGCTTGAGGATATGATGGAGTTTGTGGTTTAGTTTGGTCGCAGCAAAAATAAAACGGACCAATAAATATAACTTTGCCTACTTTGTTTCCATGTATTAACTTTGTTTATTAGTGACGGAATATTAGCTATAAATTAGTGGTCGTAGCTAAATTTATTGTTAGCGACCATGTTAATTAAATTCGCAGCTAATAACAATTATATTACAAAGTCCTGAGTTCAAATGCCCCTAAATATTGCgaaaaaaattaccaaaaaataGGGCAAACAAGTCATCGTAGTTCGTAGCTAAAACAAAGTCCTCTTCTGTGAACTCAGAACGCTCTTAGTTGGCGCTGAACTAATCAAGTCCTTGTGTCTGCAAAGAACTTCTAATAACTCAATTTGACCTATTATAATATTTTGAGAGCTCAGAAACTCTGTATTGAATATCAGTCAGAGTGATAGAAATTTCTAACTTTTTTTTGGTctaacaaaaaaggaaaaactgAAGACAATGATATTAAACCCTTCCACAGcttaaaaaaaaagggaaaaaagtcTGAATAAATATAAAGGGCACTTGTAATTTGTCTTCATGCAGGTGGCTTTGACTTCTAATTCCCCTGCAACAATTCCATAATCCAGCTTATTTTGTATCATTATGAGAGAATAATAATCAGTATAAAGACAAAGATTTTATGCAACTAACCTTCTTCCGCCACGAGTTGTGAAACTCAAGTGGCGGAAGCAAAGAAGCTGCCGGTGTCGATGGCGTCGGCGTTGGCGTCGCCGAGAGCAGCCTCGCTCAAGTACTTGTCGGCCAGTTGCACCCGCTTCACGTTCTCCTGTTCCTGCACGAGCATCTTCCCGTACTCCATCAGCTTGTCCAGGGACATCGGCGGCTGCTCGAACGTGGGCGGTCCCTCCAGCGAGTTCACCAGCTTCTTCCCCACCTTGTCCACGCCGATATTCGCGATCCACTTCCGCACCTCGTCGTCGTACACTCTCGCTCGGAGAGCCCCGAAGAAGTCTACGATGTTTTTGAGATTTAGTCGAGATTGTCCTTCCTTCGAGCAAACCGCAGCATAACTGATGATTTAATTGGCGAATCTTACCAATGGACTGGCCGGGGAAGGTGTCGACGAGCTTGACGATGTCCTCCTGGGGCACGTTGTCGGTTCGGAAGATGCCAATGCAGACACCTATGCGGTCCTCCCTCGTCGGCGCCCAGTAGAACTTCTCCATACGCCCGTCGCGAATCAGGGGCGCGTAGAGTGTGGAGAAGTCGTTGCCCGTCACGATGATGGGCACGCGGGGATTCTCCTGCTTGTTGTACATGCCAGGGAGCTGCACGTTGGTGGGGTTGTCGGCGATGTTCATCAGGGTGGCGTTCACCATCTGGTTGTTGACGGTGTACTGAGTGGTGCCTCCGAGCCGGCCCGCGCCAGCGTCGAGATCGTTGATGAAGAGGCAGCACATCTTCCCCTTCTTGATGAGGTCAGCGGCCTCACGGTACCGCTGCCTTATCAGCTTAGCCGGTTCGCCGGCGTTACCGCTCTCCAGCTCTCCTGCGCTCATCATGATCGGGCTGCAGGGGAACCAGAAATAATTTCAGCCCATAAAATTATCTAATCAGATAAGAAAAGAGCAAAGCTCACTTGATGCCCATCTTGGCAAACACAAGCTCACACTGGAAGGACTTCCCCTGCCCTTTGCCTCCCCAGATACCCAAAATGAGGGGAACCTAAGAACGCGCCTTAATTAATTAGGAAAACGGCCAAAACCAGATTCTTGATCGAATCAAGTAGTCAATCGGTTACCTTAATGTTTGGGAGGTTCATGAAGTTCTTGGTGATGTGCACCACCAGCTTGTCCATGAAAGCAGGGGCAATGTAGAAGCCATCCTTGGTGTTGTCCAAGTTGTACCTGAAGCAAACCAACAAACAATTGAGTGACAACGAAGAAATCATTGATCAAATTTGTTTCTAATTACGTGCGGAGGCCCTGGCTGATGTATTCATAAGAGGTCATGACGGGAATGTGAGTGCCGTCGCCCATGGGAGCCTGGAAGAGCGAGTCGACCAGGCCTTTGCCCCGGGTGATGTCCTGCTGGTCGTCGGAGATGTCAGTGCCTAGGTGAGCCCACCGGTCTTTGGAGGTCTGCTTCGACTCATCGAGGTCTGCAGCGAGCACTTTGAAGCTGGCGGAGGATTTCCGTTGAGGAACCGTTAGATTGGCCTTCTTTAGGCTGCTGCCGAAGAAGGAGGTGGTCGGTACCTGACCGCCGGAGCCAGCTCGACTCAACTGCCCCAAAACACACACACTCAATTCGATCAAACTCTGAATAACTGATCAAATTCATACTTCGattatggaagaagaaagagagagtACCGGTACTATGTTCACGACTCCAAGAGTGGACACGACCGCCATCTCTGATAGACAACAGGATAAGTCGAAGCAGAACCACCAGATTGCCCGAGTGTTGGGAAATGGAGGCCAATTTATCGACTCGTAGCTGCGTTTTGAGATGGATTTTGTGGATCATCTTCCATAGATTCTGAGCGCCACAGATTTCGGATGGCGGCGGGTGAGGACTCAACGGCGCTGGTTGAGTTAATGGCGAGTGTTGTGCATGAATTGCGTTCAGATTGGACGCCGGTAGAGTCGCTGCAGGGGGAAAGTAGTGGAAGTGTGGTGGTGAGAGCGCGTGGCTTGCTCGCCACTAGTTGTAGCTGTTGTTGATTTTGGAGGTGTTCAACAGATAAAATTAGGAGAAATCGAGAACACTGTGGACTTTGTGTTTGTGAAAACTGTTGGGGCATTTTTATTTATTGAGAAAAAAAGATAGTTACAAACTCAACTACCGCATCTAGATTATCGTTaacctttaaaatttatttcctttccatttatttttttcaagctaaaaaattattattttagaaaaataaaaaatattgtaatattttatagagaaaataaaatctatttaacaaaattatttaaaatttttctcttaTTTGTCGAACTATTATATGAACTTAGTTGTATTATAAAACTTATCCGGAATTTAATGTGCGTTCTTTGAACAGTGGAATTCTGAATCTTATATTAGTTTGTGAAGTACGGATCATTAAACAGTTTGGAAGCATAACTTATTGATAAATCTACATCGTTCATATTGACATATGAGGAGTTTTAATCTGCTCTTAATTTTTATGTTAAGAGTTGAGGAAATATCATTAAGCAATTATGAGCAAAAATTATTGAACGAACCTGTCTCATATTTTACATCTAAAACTTAAGATATATGCTCTGAGACTCACTCTGGATTGTCGTAAtggtaaaaaaaaacatattttactaatttacactttcaaaagcagACGATATATCAAGTGATATTTGGGAGGAATTTACACAAATTGGTTAACAGAAATAACTAAATTAATCTAATGGAGATTCATTATACATAGTTGCATTGGCAGGTAAGTATTGAGTCCCTCAAAGTGATGTAGTGATTAAGATATGGAGTATTGTTATATAAAATTTTAGAGTCGAAACTTGACACGTCCGAATAAGCTTTTTCCTATACCTTGGCCACCTACACTAATAGCTAGTAGTCatctatgatttacctcctccgtgttgacctagggatgCGTTGGCGGGAGAGTACTTCCCACGGTATAGTCAAATTGATTATAGAATGGAGTAAGGATCGAATCTCGGTAAAAATTGAGAAATTACACTCTCATATGATGACTAACTTTGATTTCTTGATTTCCTCTCTCCCAATAATGTGGGGGGAGTCATGGGAGGTTGACAGGGTGATGGATTTCACCTTTTACAAAATTGGGAGGTAAGCATTGGATCCTAGGGCTAAGGGACCGATAGGATGGTTGATTTCACCTTTTACAAAATTGAGAGGTAAGCATTGATCCCAAGGCTGGAGGATTAACAGTATGATGGATTTCGTCTTTTACAAAATTAGGAGCTCACCATTGATCTTAGGACTGGAACAATTGGTTAGTACATGAGATAATGATGATAGTGATCAGGTGTCGAAAATTGATTGAGAATTTCATTAAGCTCTCTTTCAATAATAATGATGTAGGACGATTGTGAGGGACTGCTAATGTGGCAGGCATCACCTTAATTgttccattattaataaaatagtcATCAAAATAATCATAGTTGGCAGGTAAACATCACCTTCTGTTTTttggtatattagaaaaaaataatctCAAACGAGTTGCTTTCCCAGAAATTCGGGAAAGCTGCTTTAATTTGTTATTTGTGAGGATAATTTAGAGGTTGCAGTTAATTAATCTTTCCGTGTCTTAAATTATTTATAGCTAATCATCCAGAGGTATAAAGCCAAAACTACTAAAACTACTAAACAAAGTTGCAGAATCAATCCCAATCTCATGTCATTACATACACTGAATTGAAGAGTACTATTTCGACCGACaatccaaaatatataattttgggaTGTGAAAAGAGACAAGATCAAGTTTATGTGGGTTTGTAATTTTCAACCTTCAACCTACCATTCACTATTATTATGGTGCCATTACCTAATAGGCTATTTATCTTTTTTTCCTCTAGCCATGAGAGGTCCAATCCAATT is from Zingiber officinale cultivar Zhangliang chromosome 7B, Zo_v1.1, whole genome shotgun sequence and encodes:
- the LOC122005254 gene encoding ribulose bisphosphate carboxylase/oxygenase activase 2, chloroplastic-like, translated to MAVVSTLGVVNIVPLSRAGSGGQVPTTSFFGSSLKKANLTVPQRKSSASFKVLAADLDESKQTSKDRWAHLGTDISDDQQDITRGKGLVDSLFQAPMGDGTHIPVMTSYEYISQGLRTYNLDNTKDGFYIAPAFMDKLVVHITKNFMNLPNIKVPLILGIWGGKGQGKSFQCELVFAKMGINPIMMSAGELESGNAGEPAKLIRQRYREAADLIKKGKMCCLFINDLDAGAGRLGGTTQYTVNNQMVNATLMNIADNPTNVQLPGMYNKQENPRVPIIVTGNDFSTLYAPLIRDGRMEKFYWAPTREDRIGVCIGIFRTDNVPQEDIVKLVDTFPGQSIDFFGALRARVYDDEVRKWIANIGVDKVGKKLVNSLEGPPTFEQPPMSLDKLMEYGKMLVQEQENVKRVQLADKYLSEAALGDANADAIDTGSFFASAT